One segment of Bacillus alkalisoli DNA contains the following:
- a CDS encoding CBASS cGAMP-activated phospholipase, whose amino-acid sequence MKILCIDGGGIRGVFAIAILQAIEKELGQPIEEKFDVIAGTSTGSIIATSACLQIEMAHLLHSYKKYGKKIFQRQAKVGLFKSVYSDKYLRKLLRKSFHDIKLKEVKKPLLIPTVDLTHGKPFVHRSNYGHPDSDDLSILVWDAVLSSCSAPVYFPPNNIRNDYLTIDGGLWANNPSLVCLTEGLQFFRKNIQDIKILSIGTGQQKIDFTIDHDKYWGVKKWLPFHLPSLKVKPKLLDLALQLSSESVTFQCQTLLGENYLRLNEELGREIPFDDLTCIEELIQLGKALYEKEKTKILNFIE is encoded by the coding sequence ATGAAAATTCTTTGTATTGACGGTGGTGGCATACGAGGTGTATTTGCGATTGCCATTTTACAAGCAATAGAGAAAGAGCTAGGTCAACCAATAGAGGAGAAATTTGACGTCATTGCTGGAACATCTACTGGTTCCATAATCGCTACTTCTGCATGTTTACAAATAGAAATGGCGCATTTGTTACATAGCTATAAAAAATACGGAAAGAAGATCTTCCAACGTCAAGCAAAAGTTGGACTGTTTAAAAGTGTGTATAGTGATAAATATTTACGTAAGCTGTTACGAAAGTCATTTCATGACATTAAGTTAAAAGAAGTTAAAAAGCCGTTACTTATCCCAACCGTCGATTTAACGCATGGTAAACCTTTTGTACATCGATCCAACTACGGCCATCCAGACAGTGATGATCTCTCTATTCTTGTATGGGATGCGGTATTATCTTCCTGTTCAGCACCAGTTTACTTCCCTCCAAACAACATCCGAAACGATTATTTAACGATAGACGGTGGGCTTTGGGCGAATAACCCTTCACTTGTTTGTTTGACAGAAGGGCTTCAATTTTTCAGAAAAAATATACAAGATATTAAAATACTATCTATCGGAACTGGCCAACAAAAGATAGATTTTACTATTGATCATGATAAATATTGGGGAGTGAAAAAATGGTTACCGTTTCACCTTCCATCTTTAAAAGTAAAGCCAAAACTACTTGATTTAGCCTTACAACTTTCATCTGAGTCGGTCACGTTTCAATGTCAAACTCTCCTTGGGGAAAATTATTTAAGACTAAACGAAGAGCTTGGAAGAGAAATTCCATTTGATGACTTAACTTGTATCGAAGAACTGATTCAATTAGGAAAAGCACTTTATGAAAAAGAGAAAACTAAGATCTTAAACTTCATAGAATAA
- a CDS encoding polysaccharide deacetylase family protein, with product MKKTVVIFSIAALFIIALQGAISPDVSAHSHEDGTIAVWWNKNKNNQRQVPADFPQPEGGPEEVERVRTPVSNIVLQQRYPETVVLRGPFTENRLSLTFDDGPDPRFTPLVLDVLKEYDVKATFFLMGSRADAYPELTKRIIEEGHIIGNHSYWHPNFVKQEDIATLEREINQTEEKLSEIIGYRTRLFRAPYGFLYNELVEKLAEMDYTVVGWNVDSLDWKQMPPEDTAYNILSNIEPGSIILMHDGGDWESDLTGTVEALRTIIPTLKDQGFEFTTVPDLLNIPYQR from the coding sequence ATGAAAAAAACAGTCGTAATTTTCTCTATCGCAGCTTTATTTATTATTGCTTTACAAGGGGCAATTAGTCCCGATGTAAGTGCCCATAGCCATGAAGATGGTACAATAGCCGTTTGGTGGAACAAAAATAAAAACAACCAACGCCAAGTTCCTGCAGACTTCCCGCAGCCAGAAGGTGGACCGGAAGAAGTAGAACGCGTGCGAACACCTGTTTCTAACATCGTATTACAGCAACGTTATCCAGAAACAGTTGTATTACGTGGTCCATTTACAGAAAATAGACTTTCCTTAACATTTGATGATGGTCCAGATCCTCGTTTTACACCATTAGTTTTAGACGTACTAAAAGAGTATGATGTAAAAGCAACATTTTTCTTAATGGGTTCACGTGCAGATGCGTATCCAGAGCTAACGAAAAGAATTATTGAAGAAGGACATATTATAGGTAATCATTCGTATTGGCACCCAAACTTCGTCAAACAAGAGGATATCGCAACGTTAGAAAGAGAAATTAATCAAACAGAAGAAAAGCTTAGTGAAATCATCGGATATCGCACGAGACTATTCCGTGCTCCATACGGATTTTTATACAATGAGTTAGTAGAAAAACTAGCAGAAATGGATTATACCGTTGTTGGTTGGAACGTAGATTCACTTGACTGGAAACAGATGCCACCAGAAGATACAGCATACAACATATTAAGCAACATTGAACCTGGCTCCATTATTTTAATGCACGACGGCGGCGACTGGGAATCCGACTTAACTGGCACAGTAGAAGCACTACGAACAATCATCCCGACACTAAAAGACCAAGGATTCGAGTTCACAACTGTCCCAGACCTACTAAACATCCCGTATCAAAGATAG
- a CDS encoding DEAD/DEAH box helicase, with the protein MTQLELIHENAVEHTKMKIEEDIASYLETKEQLPSFEQYILDRGHYLQQIWINVWLNKVTNDVARKNKKIFLAELGLEVEGVDRKIINNVFRNEMRDYHPFAVIPWLNEKYASNEDDWKQKHVQAREDYIAKEHERKRQELRENYQKEIDKLVHSILERDKQILFLYTRHFVAKQLVQDFKQNIKYEAVDTYRLEEILIEAGIFEEKDYVSLSDFFEELTGSVHQTFHRGQQVFEYETYFYDYERKVTDYLFSFIASYLLKQIPEETLQQFEKACEEPLTERELRKGTANIIYVLVHDYLEKLNDEFISDLVALADVPFDIQKHEAIYETDARERERKIAEALAEIKRKQEEEARMLEDIFSREYQPKVGRPLKYVLHIGETNTGKTYQALQRMQQAESGIYLAPLRLLALEVYDTLNFEGIPCSLKTGEEEKMMPGARHVSCTVEMFHEKDFYDVVVIDEAQMLADQDRGFSWYKAITKANANEVHIIGSYNIKKMILQLLGNSNVELHEYDRDIPLQVEAKPFQLSHTKKGDAIVCFSRRRVLETASTLQNNGFAVSMIYGSMPPETRKKQMQQFIEGKTQVIVSTDAIGMGLNLPIRRIVFLENEKFDGTKRRTLTSQEVKQIAGRAGRKGIYNIGKVAFTDNIHRMAALLEKEDKHVQSFAIAPTSSILERFQKYSHQLGDFFELWEKFDSPEGTEKASLGEEQYLYEIIRDTAIEARLSIQDLYGFLHLPFSTKEPVLVNQWRDTLYAVVEGRELPEPFMKKDSLEETELSYKAIGLHLLFLYRLDRRTEALYWERIRETFSDEVHERLQTDIKVMRKTCKKCGKTLDAKYKYEVCDGCHYSRIRKKHKNYYHK; encoded by the coding sequence ATGACTCAATTAGAACTTATCCATGAAAACGCAGTCGAACATACAAAAATGAAAATAGAAGAAGACATTGCATCCTATCTAGAAACGAAGGAACAACTCCCGTCTTTTGAACAATACATTCTAGACAGGGGCCACTACTTACAACAAATCTGGATTAATGTCTGGCTAAACAAAGTAACAAACGATGTAGCAAGAAAAAACAAAAAAATCTTTTTAGCTGAACTCGGATTAGAAGTCGAAGGAGTCGACCGAAAAATAATAAACAACGTGTTCCGAAATGAAATGCGCGACTATCATCCATTTGCTGTCATCCCATGGCTTAACGAAAAATACGCTTCTAATGAAGACGATTGGAAGCAAAAGCATGTACAGGCAAGAGAAGACTATATCGCAAAAGAACACGAAAGAAAACGACAAGAACTTCGTGAGAATTATCAAAAAGAAATAGATAAACTAGTACATTCTATTTTAGAAAGAGACAAGCAAATTTTATTTCTGTACACCCGTCATTTCGTTGCCAAACAACTAGTACAAGATTTTAAACAAAATATTAAATACGAAGCGGTAGATACATACCGACTAGAAGAAATCCTTATTGAAGCAGGAATTTTTGAGGAAAAAGACTATGTGTCTTTATCCGATTTTTTTGAAGAGCTGACAGGATCTGTACATCAAACGTTTCATCGTGGTCAACAAGTGTTTGAGTATGAAACCTATTTTTACGATTACGAACGAAAAGTGACGGACTATTTATTTTCCTTCATTGCTTCCTATTTATTAAAACAAATCCCAGAAGAAACGTTGCAACAATTTGAAAAGGCCTGTGAAGAACCTCTTACCGAAAGAGAGCTTCGAAAAGGAACTGCCAATATTATTTATGTTTTAGTACATGATTATTTAGAAAAATTGAATGACGAATTCATTTCTGATTTAGTAGCGCTTGCAGACGTGCCATTTGATATCCAAAAACATGAAGCAATCTACGAGACCGACGCAAGAGAACGAGAGCGTAAAATCGCAGAAGCACTCGCAGAAATAAAGCGAAAACAAGAAGAAGAAGCACGTATGTTAGAAGATATTTTCAGTAGAGAATATCAGCCAAAAGTAGGACGACCACTAAAATATGTTCTGCATATCGGTGAAACTAACACAGGTAAGACTTATCAAGCCTTACAACGAATGCAGCAAGCCGAGAGCGGCATCTACTTAGCGCCACTACGTTTACTTGCTCTTGAGGTATACGACACGTTAAACTTCGAAGGAATACCATGTTCCTTAAAGACTGGTGAGGAAGAGAAGATGATGCCTGGTGCACGTCACGTTTCTTGTACAGTCGAAATGTTCCATGAAAAAGATTTTTATGACGTTGTTGTCATTGACGAAGCACAAATGCTTGCAGATCAAGATAGAGGCTTCTCCTGGTATAAAGCTATTACAAAAGCTAATGCAAACGAAGTTCATATTATCGGTAGCTATAACATTAAAAAGATGATCTTACAGCTTTTAGGAAACTCGAACGTGGAACTACACGAATATGATCGTGACATTCCGCTTCAAGTAGAAGCTAAACCGTTCCAGCTTTCTCATACGAAAAAAGGAGATGCTATCGTTTGTTTCTCAAGAAGAAGAGTGTTGGAAACTGCTTCTACATTACAAAATAACGGTTTTGCCGTTAGTATGATCTATGGCAGCATGCCTCCAGAAACGCGTAAAAAGCAGATGCAGCAATTCATCGAAGGAAAGACGCAAGTAATCGTCTCTACCGATGCAATCGGAATGGGCTTAAATCTACCAATTAGGCGCATCGTTTTTTTAGAAAATGAGAAATTCGATGGAACAAAGCGAAGAACACTTACTTCACAAGAAGTAAAACAAATTGCCGGACGAGCAGGAAGAAAAGGAATTTACAACATCGGGAAAGTGGCGTTCACTGACAACATTCACCGAATGGCCGCTTTGCTTGAAAAAGAGGACAAACACGTTCAGTCTTTTGCTATTGCTCCAACTAGTTCAATCTTAGAGAGGTTCCAAAAATACTCGCATCAGCTAGGAGACTTTTTTGAGCTATGGGAAAAGTTCGATAGCCCTGAAGGAACCGAAAAAGCAAGCCTGGGAGAAGAGCAATACTTGTATGAAATTATTCGTGACACAGCCATTGAAGCGAGGCTATCCATCCAAGACTTGTACGGCTTTTTACATTTACCTTTCTCCACAAAAGAGCCTGTACTCGTCAATCAGTGGCGCGACACGCTGTATGCCGTTGTAGAAGGTAGAGAGCTACCAGAACCATTTATGAAAAAAGACAGCTTAGAAGAAACCGAACTATCATATAAAGCAATCGGATTACACCTATTATTCCTGTATCGATTAGACAGACGAACAGAAGCATTGTATTGGGAACGCATTCGAGAAACGTTTAGCGATGAAGTTCATGAACGCTTACAAACAGACATTAAAGTAATGAGAAAAACGTGTAAAAAGTGCGGAAAAACACTAGATGCTAAATACAAATACGAAGTGTGCGACGGCTGTCACTACTCACGCATTCGAAAAAAACATAAAAATTATTATCACAAATGA